In one Lycium barbarum isolate Lr01 chromosome 7, ASM1917538v2, whole genome shotgun sequence genomic region, the following are encoded:
- the LOC132604073 gene encoding uncharacterized protein LOC132604073: MGSYFDRWEKDPFFFAAEEVQESADRMESTYRTWIHALKDTSGRWDSDELCRDLRTTLGTAKWQLEEFEQAVSSSYNNTSSTDDAKERHGEFITAIDNQIKKVEKSLNESAFSQGNQWVRLDERELDELAVFLSGPSASSSFLDKSSVKVDEEDCKQRMPEYSKSSSNLVDGSQVETTKDEKFPNHRKTASDFADIGAWKISVADDIYGKQPAPCPRKIPSIQGLLNCMESAKLKLSKNGYRKLKFNPVDHQQADCTLPQSQPLTRGINTCCERSKSCLDCCDESYEKQLYGWYGAVQRQLQRSQYYMKYNRLVQMVSSVVLLIFFIVLLVFHI; this comes from the exons GATGGAATCAACTTACAGAACATGGATTCATGCGTTGAAGGATACCTCTGGTCGTTGGGATTCCGATGAGCTATGCAGAGACCTAAGGACTACCCTTGGCACTGCTAAATGGCAG TTGGAGGAATTTGAACAGGCAGTTAGTTCGAGCTACAATAATACTTCTTCAACTGATGATGCTAAAGAAAGGCATGGTGAATTTATTACTGCGATCGACAATCAGATTAAGAAAGTAGAGAAGAGTCTAAATGAATCAGCTTTTTCACAAGGCAATCAATGGGTGCGCTTGGATGAGAGGGAGCTCGATGAACTAGCTGTTTTTCTCTCAGGACCGTCGGCCTCTTCTTCGTTTTTGGACAAATCCTCTGTAAAAGTTGACGAAGAGGATTGTAAGCAACGAATGCCAGAGTATTCAAAGAGTTCGTCTAACTTAGTGGACGGGAGTCAAGTTGAGACCACCAAGGATGAGAAGTTTCCAAACCACCGGAAGACAGCAAGTGATTTTGCTGATATTGGTGCTTGGAAGATTTCCGTTGCTGATGACATTTACGGAAAACAACCTGCACCATGCCCTCGCAAGATACCCAGTATCCAAGGGCTGTTGAATTGCATGGAATCTGCAAAGTTGAAGTTGTCAAAGAATGGTTACAGGAAGTTGAAGTTCAACCCTGTTGATCATCAACAAGCTGATTGTACATTGCCGCAGTCTCAGCCATTGACTAGG GGCATCAACACATGTTGTGAGAGGAGTAAGAGTTGCCTTGATTGTTGTGATGAAAGTTATGAGAAGCAACTCTATGGTTGGTATGGAGCAGTACAACGACAGCTGCAGAGGTCTCAGTATTATATGAAATATAATCGACTTGTTCAAATGGTTTCTTCTGTGGTTCTTCTAATTTTCTTCATTG